Proteins co-encoded in one Kribbella solani genomic window:
- a CDS encoding carbohydrate ABC transporter permease: protein MPGYLFISPAVLLFLVFVALPLLAAFGLSLFHWDLLSTPEFAGLDNFKQLVQDSATIRAVLNTFVFALASVVTHVGIGMLLALGVHRTMTRGTKYFVRTAFFFPFLVSWAAVALLWKYVLDPTFGIAAYYLSSSTNWLASPTWALPTLIVVDWWHTIGYTFIILLAGLQTVPAQLLEAARVDGANAWWRFWSVTLPVMSPTIFFATVITFIGAFQIFDPMVIMTQGGPDGATRSIVQYTYEKGFQAFEVGYAAALSLVLFVVIMIVTGLQFRLSRRWVHQ, encoded by the coding sequence TTGCCGGGCTACTTGTTCATCAGCCCGGCCGTGCTGCTCTTCCTGGTCTTCGTCGCGCTGCCACTGCTCGCCGCGTTCGGCCTCAGCCTGTTCCACTGGGACCTGCTCAGTACGCCCGAGTTCGCCGGACTGGACAACTTCAAGCAGCTCGTACAGGACTCGGCGACCATCCGCGCGGTGCTCAACACCTTCGTGTTCGCGCTCGCGTCGGTGGTCACGCACGTCGGTATCGGCATGCTGCTCGCGCTCGGCGTCCACCGGACGATGACCCGCGGCACCAAGTACTTCGTCCGGACCGCGTTCTTCTTTCCGTTCCTGGTCTCCTGGGCGGCGGTCGCGCTGCTCTGGAAGTACGTGCTGGACCCGACCTTCGGGATCGCGGCGTACTACCTGTCGTCGTCGACGAACTGGCTGGCCTCGCCGACCTGGGCGCTGCCGACGCTGATCGTGGTCGACTGGTGGCACACCATCGGGTACACCTTCATCATCCTGCTGGCCGGTCTGCAGACGGTCCCGGCGCAACTGCTCGAGGCGGCCCGGGTGGACGGCGCGAACGCGTGGTGGCGGTTCTGGAGCGTGACGCTGCCGGTGATGTCGCCGACGATCTTCTTCGCCACCGTGATCACGTTCATCGGCGCGTTCCAGATCTTCGACCCGATGGTGATCATGACCCAGGGCGGACCGGACGGCGCGACCCGGAGCATCGTCCAGTACACGTACGAGAAGGGCTTCCAGGCCTTCGAGGTCGGGTACGCGGCCGCCCTGTCGCTGGTGCTGTTCGTGGTGATCATGATCGTGACCGGTCTGCAGTTCCGGCTGAGCCGACGGTGGGTGCACCAGTGA
- a CDS encoding ABC transporter substrate-binding protein — MNQPLLSRRRFIQTTGGTALAASLAACGGGNGSGGSGTKELSFVYMGTAEQQATWNKLFAKFTEQHPEIKLKAEGIPLSNWGDFFNKLSTRIAGGQVPDVIQIATEGQRLFASKGLLAPLDDYIKKDQSTIDEYYADMDPNLIEWDKKYASTDGKTYYLPGEFNTMCMWYSKDLFAKAGVPEPTPKWTWDDFRHACEQIKTKTGAFGYAADSAYFGAIMPWLLTNGTSSFSEDWSKPTFDDPKAIEAAEFNRKLVADKLSPPPGGTFDAFTAAAQGKLAMFGGGRWPIISIRNLKATAKMGIVPWPTKVEQGSPVGWNGYPILKASKKKDDAWTFIKFLISKEGSSTFAQLGGTIVPARKSIANSQSFLTDAPKGTEYLYQALSYATPIPSPDKGAAVQKAIEDGWKQVLTGNAQPADALGKAQTALEGLV, encoded by the coding sequence ATGAATCAGCCCCTGCTCAGCCGGCGACGCTTCATACAGACGACCGGGGGTACGGCGCTCGCCGCCTCGCTGGCGGCCTGTGGTGGCGGCAACGGCAGCGGCGGTTCCGGCACCAAGGAACTGTCGTTCGTCTACATGGGCACGGCCGAGCAGCAGGCCACCTGGAACAAGCTGTTCGCGAAGTTCACCGAGCAGCATCCGGAGATCAAGCTCAAGGCCGAGGGCATCCCGCTGTCCAACTGGGGTGACTTCTTCAACAAGCTGTCCACCCGGATCGCCGGCGGCCAGGTCCCGGACGTGATCCAGATCGCCACCGAGGGGCAGCGGCTGTTCGCCTCGAAGGGCCTGCTCGCGCCGCTCGACGACTACATCAAGAAGGACCAGTCGACGATCGACGAGTACTACGCCGACATGGACCCGAACCTGATCGAGTGGGACAAGAAGTACGCCTCCACCGACGGCAAGACGTACTACCTGCCGGGCGAGTTCAACACGATGTGCATGTGGTACTCGAAGGACCTCTTCGCCAAGGCCGGCGTGCCGGAACCGACGCCGAAGTGGACCTGGGACGACTTCCGGCACGCGTGCGAGCAGATCAAGACGAAGACGGGCGCGTTCGGGTACGCGGCCGACTCGGCGTACTTCGGCGCGATCATGCCGTGGCTGCTCACCAACGGGACCAGCAGCTTCAGCGAGGACTGGTCGAAGCCCACGTTCGACGACCCGAAGGCGATCGAGGCGGCGGAGTTCAACCGCAAGCTCGTCGCCGACAAGCTGTCGCCGCCGCCCGGTGGAACGTTCGACGCGTTCACCGCCGCCGCGCAGGGCAAGCTGGCAATGTTCGGCGGCGGCCGCTGGCCGATCATCAGCATCCGGAACCTGAAGGCGACCGCGAAGATGGGCATCGTGCCGTGGCCGACGAAGGTCGAGCAGGGCTCGCCGGTCGGCTGGAACGGGTACCCGATCCTGAAGGCGTCGAAGAAGAAGGACGACGCCTGGACGTTCATCAAGTTCCTGATCTCCAAGGAAGGTTCGTCGACGTTCGCGCAGCTCGGCGGCACGATCGTGCCGGCCCGGAAGTCGATCGCGAACAGTCAGTCGTTCCTCACCGACGCGCCGAAGGGCACCGAGTACCTGTACCAGGCACTCAGCTACGCGACGCCGATCCCGTCGCCGGACAAGGGCGCCGCGGTCCAGAAGGCGATCGAGGACGGCTGGAAGCAGGTTCTGACCGGCAACGCGCAGCCTGCCGACGCGCTCGGCAAGGCGCAGACCGCGCTGGAGGGATTGGTCTGA
- a CDS encoding S53 family peptidase: MRQRILVSALGVGALAVAGLTVQGAVAAPAPYTAGKHAAKVCSAARTAHTAVCNAIKLVDANGVAPASAAPPSTGLTPTGLRDAYKLNGLSAGGRTVAIVDAYGYPNLERDLGVYRSQFGLSACTTANGCLRVIDQTGGTALPKFNVGWAGEQALDVDAVSAAAPDAKIIVVQAKSAGFADLGAAVVTASKQAGVVAISNSYGGSDAADSTYGSYYNHPGIAVTASTGDNGYQGGSYPASSSYTTAVGGTSLVAASNSRGWSETVWSGAGSGCSTYNTALSAAASFGTGCSKRAMADVSAAADPAKGGMAIYYPTSRTASTWAQFGGTSEAAPIIASVYALSGNTAGYANALPYAHPGSLFDVTSGSNGSCPTTQWCNARAGWDGPTGLGTPNGTGAF; encoded by the coding sequence TTGAGGCAACGGATTCTCGTGTCCGCCCTGGGTGTCGGTGCTCTCGCCGTCGCCGGACTGACCGTCCAGGGAGCCGTCGCGGCCCCCGCCCCGTACACCGCCGGGAAGCATGCCGCCAAGGTCTGCTCCGCCGCCAGGACCGCACACACCGCGGTCTGCAACGCGATCAAGCTCGTCGACGCGAACGGCGTCGCACCGGCTTCCGCCGCGCCGCCCTCGACCGGTCTCACCCCTACCGGTCTGCGCGACGCCTACAAACTCAACGGCCTCAGCGCCGGCGGCCGGACGGTCGCCATCGTGGACGCGTACGGCTATCCGAATCTCGAACGGGACCTCGGCGTCTACCGCTCCCAGTTCGGCCTGTCGGCGTGTACGACGGCCAACGGCTGCCTGCGCGTGATCGACCAGACCGGCGGCACCGCGTTGCCGAAGTTCAACGTCGGCTGGGCGGGTGAGCAGGCGCTCGACGTGGATGCGGTCTCGGCGGCCGCGCCGGACGCGAAGATCATCGTCGTCCAGGCCAAGTCGGCGGGCTTCGCGGACCTCGGTGCCGCGGTCGTGACGGCGTCCAAGCAGGCCGGGGTTGTTGCCATCTCCAACAGTTACGGCGGCAGTGACGCGGCCGACTCGACGTACGGCAGCTACTACAACCACCCGGGGATCGCCGTCACCGCATCGACCGGTGACAACGGCTACCAGGGTGGCAGCTACCCGGCGTCGTCGTCGTACACGACCGCCGTCGGTGGTACCTCGTTGGTTGCCGCGAGCAACTCTCGGGGCTGGAGCGAGACCGTCTGGAGCGGCGCCGGATCGGGGTGCTCGACGTACAACACCGCGTTGAGCGCGGCCGCGTCGTTCGGCACCGGCTGCTCGAAGCGGGCGATGGCCGACGTCTCCGCCGCGGCCGATCCGGCCAAGGGCGGGATGGCGATCTACTACCCGACCAGCAGGACGGCGTCGACCTGGGCGCAGTTCGGCGGTACGAGTGAGGCCGCGCCGATCATCGCCTCGGTGTACGCCCTGTCCGGCAACACCGCCGGGTACGCGAACGCGTTGCCGTACGCCCATCCGGGTTCGCTGTTCGACGTGACGAGCGGCAGCAACGGCTCGTGCCCGACGACGCAGTGGTGCAACGCCCGGGCCGGGTGGGACGGTCCGACCGGTCTTGGTACGCCGAACGGCACCGGCGCTTTCTGA
- a CDS encoding M36 family metallopeptidase — protein sequence MTTSRRGRGLLAVSAVSAAATVLAMTATGANAAQTAKPDPAKPAQSENFGGKEQKGYYDARTPNAKTTYARSAKVAGKETAASEKFRNSLGTQGVVELDPNTGTPAQVTKLNGFLTGKSGKKAETIVLDYVKAHPEVFKLSAADLGTLKLRKDYVDDLGTHHIFWSQVVDGVEVFGNGLKANVTKHGQLVSVMGSPVSGLASAAQSRSAAAAPKLSASAARSAAIEDIGGTAKSATAKSAGVSTTFSNGDTAKQVWFHTADGLRKGWLTYVNAGGTKVYSHVIDAQTGGLLFRRNLSSAANGDALVQDNYPGAAKGGTQRVENLIYNKWLPKNAKTLLEGTSVAAWADVNDDNQPNAGETVKVPGTAGPSGTGAEYKLTSFPNASSFCSASYICTWDPAKPDSWKTNMNQDVTNAFYLASNFHDWLAKPPISFTPAAGSFDAAGGDPVHLNALDGAATGADGGPDANHIDNANMNTPPDGTPPTMQMYLWHQPGATDAQDPYVPASGANDASILYHEYTHGLSNRLVVDATGNSTLNSIQAGSMGEAWSDFYAMDYLVSHGLEKDTTAPGEVLEGKYVAHGELFRTEAIDCRVKAVSPNCVKANGAKGGYTYGDFPTIGGTPEVHSSGEVWAQTLWDLRERFGRGYAMSIITRAMELAPADPTMLDMRNAVVQADLIASGGKNADIIWTVFANRGMGWYAGVVDGGDAYPAEDFHKPPTGATTTLSGTVKDKDTGAPIAGALVYVGGHSSGYAGDYAGSTDAAGKYTITGVAPGTYPKVVVSAPGYELIVQSVKVSPGASANFVPRRNWAASSGGGTVAGFNGPDFSPQCGPDFAIDNAQGTGWGSTTGDNNGTATNTMIAKHVDIKLPAKVNVSNFNVDPSNTCGDPGSSSTGQYRIETSADGSTWATAAEGTFGAANRGKYNLVAPTGNATGVQYVRFWMLSPQVPDFATNCPNGAFGGCKFTDMTELQVFGTK from the coding sequence GTGACCACATCACGCAGAGGGCGGGGGCTCCTGGCAGTCTCCGCCGTCTCCGCGGCCGCGACCGTGCTGGCCATGACGGCCACCGGCGCGAACGCCGCGCAAACCGCGAAGCCCGACCCGGCCAAGCCCGCCCAGTCGGAGAACTTCGGCGGCAAGGAGCAGAAGGGCTACTACGACGCCCGGACGCCGAACGCCAAGACCACCTACGCGCGGTCCGCGAAGGTGGCCGGCAAGGAGACGGCGGCCTCGGAGAAGTTCCGCAACTCGCTCGGCACCCAGGGTGTCGTCGAGCTCGACCCGAACACCGGTACGCCGGCCCAGGTCACCAAGCTGAACGGCTTCCTCACCGGCAAGAGCGGTAAGAAGGCCGAGACCATCGTCCTCGACTACGTCAAGGCGCACCCGGAGGTCTTCAAGCTCTCCGCCGCCGACCTCGGCACGCTGAAGCTGCGCAAGGACTACGTCGACGACCTCGGTACGCACCACATCTTCTGGTCCCAGGTCGTCGACGGGGTCGAGGTGTTCGGCAACGGCCTGAAGGCCAACGTGACCAAGCACGGCCAGCTGGTCTCCGTGATGGGCTCGCCGGTTTCCGGCCTGGCCTCGGCGGCGCAGTCCCGCTCCGCCGCCGCCGCGCCGAAGCTGAGCGCCTCGGCCGCCCGCAGCGCCGCCATCGAGGACATCGGCGGTACGGCCAAGTCCGCGACCGCGAAGTCCGCCGGGGTCAGCACCACCTTCAGCAACGGCGACACCGCCAAGCAGGTCTGGTTCCACACCGCGGACGGTCTGCGCAAGGGCTGGCTGACGTACGTGAACGCCGGCGGCACCAAGGTGTACTCGCACGTGATCGACGCCCAGACCGGCGGGCTGCTCTTCCGCCGCAACCTGTCCAGCGCCGCGAACGGTGACGCGCTCGTCCAGGACAACTACCCGGGCGCGGCCAAGGGTGGTACCCAGCGGGTCGAGAACCTGATCTACAACAAGTGGCTGCCGAAGAACGCCAAGACGCTGCTGGAGGGTACGTCGGTCGCCGCCTGGGCGGACGTCAACGACGACAACCAGCCGAACGCGGGTGAGACGGTCAAGGTGCCCGGCACGGCGGGGCCCAGCGGGACCGGCGCCGAGTACAAGCTGACCAGCTTCCCGAACGCGTCGTCGTTCTGCTCCGCGTCCTACATCTGCACCTGGGACCCGGCCAAGCCGGACTCCTGGAAGACGAACATGAACCAGGACGTCACCAACGCGTTCTACCTGGCCAGCAACTTCCACGACTGGCTGGCGAAGCCGCCGATCAGCTTCACCCCGGCGGCGGGCTCGTTCGACGCGGCCGGCGGCGACCCGGTGCACCTGAACGCGCTCGACGGCGCGGCCACCGGTGCCGACGGCGGCCCGGACGCGAACCACATCGACAACGCGAACATGAACACCCCGCCGGACGGCACCCCGCCGACCATGCAGATGTACCTGTGGCACCAGCCGGGCGCGACCGACGCGCAGGACCCGTACGTACCGGCCAGCGGCGCCAACGACGCCAGCATCCTGTACCACGAGTACACCCACGGTCTGTCCAACCGCCTGGTCGTCGACGCCACCGGCAACTCGACGCTGAACAGCATCCAGGCCGGCTCGATGGGCGAGGCGTGGAGCGACTTCTACGCGATGGACTACCTGGTCTCGCACGGTCTGGAGAAGGACACCACCGCCCCTGGTGAGGTCCTCGAAGGCAAGTACGTCGCGCACGGCGAGCTGTTCCGGACCGAGGCGATCGACTGCCGGGTGAAGGCGGTCAGCCCGAACTGCGTCAAGGCCAACGGCGCCAAGGGCGGTTACACCTACGGCGACTTCCCGACCATCGGTGGTACGCCGGAGGTGCACTCGTCCGGCGAGGTCTGGGCGCAGACGCTGTGGGACCTGCGCGAGCGCTTCGGCCGCGGGTACGCGATGAGCATCATCACCCGGGCGATGGAGCTGGCTCCGGCCGACCCGACGATGCTCGACATGCGGAACGCGGTCGTCCAGGCCGACCTGATCGCCAGCGGCGGCAAGAACGCCGACATCATCTGGACGGTCTTCGCCAACCGCGGCATGGGCTGGTACGCCGGTGTCGTCGACGGCGGCGACGCCTACCCGGCGGAGGACTTCCACAAGCCGCCGACAGGCGCGACCACCACGCTCAGCGGCACGGTCAAGGACAAGGACACCGGGGCCCCGATCGCGGGCGCGCTGGTCTACGTCGGCGGCCACTCGTCCGGTTACGCCGGTGACTACGCCGGTTCGACCGACGCGGCCGGCAAGTACACGATCACCGGCGTGGCTCCGGGTACGTACCCGAAGGTGGTCGTCTCCGCGCCGGGTTACGAGCTGATCGTCCAGTCGGTCAAGGTCAGCCCGGGCGCGAGCGCGAACTTCGTGCCGCGGCGCAACTGGGCGGCATCGTCCGGCGGCGGCACGGTGGCCGGCTTCAACGGGCCGGACTTCAGCCCGCAGTGTGGGCCGGACTTCGCCATCGACAACGCGCAGGGCACCGGCTGGGGCAGCACCACCGGCGACAACAACGGCACGGCGACCAACACCATGATCGCCAAGCACGTCGACATCAAGCTGCCGGCGAAGGTCAACGTCAGCAACTTCAACGTCGACCCGTCGAACACCTGCGGCGACCCGGGCAGCTCGTCCACCGGCCAGTACCGGATCGAGACCTCGGCCGACGGCAGCACCTGGGCCACCGCGGCGGAGGGTACGTTCGGCGCCGCCAACCGGGGCAAGTACAACCTGGTCGCCCCGACCGGCAACGCGACCGGCGTCCAGTACGTCCGGTTCTGGATGCTCAGCCCGCAGGTCCCGGACTTCGCCACCAACTGCCCGAACGGGGCCTTCGGCGGCTGCAAGTTCACCGACATGACCGAACTCCAGGTCTTCGGCACCAAGTAA
- a CDS encoding LacI family DNA-binding transcriptional regulator, translated as MSGTGRRPTLKDIAAETGLSMAAVSYALRGLHGTPETRQRVQDAADRLGYQADPVARALASGRSGSVGVLCASLEDLWQQRVAAALGRELLAPDRNAWIIDSAGDADRQLELAQHLVDHRADAIVVIPIDPAAKGWAEIAEQAPVIAIGDALPGAKAKSEVVLDNETGVTTALRRLTTAGHHDLAILIPTRRLAAGQGDLAAPTSTHRLDVEQSDAVQPRPVAWRPAEELAQRVAGELGLRLQLLQCPHDLAGATEVARTLLTGPSRPTGILALADSMAFGVYAAARELGLRIPDDLSLLGYDDQPMSQLLTPPLSTFHWPLDALVSHVVARVTSAVDTNRRVRRTTLTPTLIERGSVAAPPTH; from the coding sequence ATGTCCGGAACCGGCCGCAGGCCAACCCTCAAGGACATCGCCGCCGAGACCGGGCTCTCGATGGCCGCCGTGTCGTACGCGCTGCGTGGTCTGCACGGCACGCCGGAGACCCGGCAGCGGGTTCAGGACGCGGCCGACCGGCTCGGGTACCAGGCCGATCCGGTCGCGCGGGCGCTCGCCTCCGGGCGCAGCGGCTCGGTCGGCGTACTGTGCGCGTCGCTGGAGGACCTGTGGCAGCAACGGGTCGCCGCCGCGCTCGGCCGCGAGCTGCTCGCCCCGGACCGGAACGCCTGGATCATCGACTCGGCCGGCGATGCCGACCGGCAACTCGAGCTCGCCCAGCACCTGGTCGACCACCGCGCCGACGCGATCGTGGTGATCCCGATCGACCCGGCCGCGAAGGGCTGGGCGGAGATCGCCGAGCAGGCACCGGTGATCGCGATCGGCGACGCCCTGCCGGGCGCGAAGGCAAAGTCCGAGGTCGTCCTCGACAACGAGACCGGCGTCACCACAGCCCTCCGCCGCCTCACCACCGCCGGCCACCACGACCTCGCCATCCTCATCCCAACCCGCCGGCTCGCCGCCGGCCAAGGCGATCTCGCCGCACCCACCTCGACCCACCGGTTGGACGTGGAGCAGTCTGATGCTGTTCAGCCTCGGCCGGTGGCCTGGCGGCCGGCTGAAGAACTCGCGCAGCGGGTGGCTGGGGAGCTTGGTCTGCGGTTGCAGTTGCTGCAGTGTCCGCATGATCTGGCCGGCGCCACCGAGGTCGCCCGTACGCTGCTGACCGGTCCGTCGCGCCCGACCGGCATCCTCGCGCTCGCCGACTCGATGGCCTTCGGCGTGTACGCGGCCGCCCGTGAGCTCGGCCTGCGCATCCCGGACGACCTCTCGCTGCTCGGCTACGACGACCAGCCGATGTCGCAGCTGCTCACGCCACCCCTGTCGACGTTCCACTGGCCACTCGACGCCCTGGTCAGTCACGTCGTCGCCCGCGTCACCTCCGCGGTCGACACCAACCGCCGGGTCCGGCGTACCACGCTCACCCCGACCCTGATCGAGCGCGGCTCGGTAGCCGCCCCGCCCACCCACTGA
- a CDS encoding amidohydrolase family protein translates to MIDVHQHLWPEAFVDRLRARRQPPYLTGWTLHTATEAPYDVDPAAHELGKRVALEQDLGTTLAAVSLSSPLGVEHLGDEELLTAWHAGAAEFPKPFRAWASVNLLEPDVEELKSLLAKGFLGLQLPAHVLGTPAGWDAVGELLRTAELSGRPILVHPGVADQTDGPGWWAPVVDYTAQLQAAWWAWHAYGGRRAYPELRMCFVAAAGLAPVHHERLTARGGRLGTIDPKLYVDTSSYGPQGIDAVARVLGIDQVVHGTDRPYAGITDLRQGDAATAVIRHDNPHRLLFGAGFPPPERGVQ, encoded by the coding sequence ATGATCGACGTCCACCAGCACCTCTGGCCGGAGGCTTTCGTGGACCGGCTCCGGGCTCGCCGGCAGCCGCCGTACCTGACCGGCTGGACGCTGCACACCGCGACCGAGGCGCCGTACGACGTGGACCCCGCCGCGCACGAGCTCGGCAAGCGGGTCGCGCTGGAGCAGGACCTCGGTACGACGCTGGCGGCCGTGTCGCTGTCGAGCCCGCTGGGTGTCGAGCACCTCGGTGACGAAGAGCTGCTGACCGCCTGGCACGCCGGGGCGGCGGAGTTCCCGAAGCCGTTCCGCGCCTGGGCTTCGGTGAACCTGCTGGAGCCGGACGTCGAAGAGCTGAAATCCCTGCTGGCCAAGGGCTTTCTCGGCCTGCAACTACCCGCGCACGTGCTCGGTACGCCGGCCGGCTGGGATGCCGTCGGTGAGCTGCTGCGTACGGCCGAGCTGTCCGGCCGGCCGATCCTGGTGCACCCCGGCGTGGCTGACCAGACCGATGGTCCCGGTTGGTGGGCGCCCGTCGTCGACTACACCGCACAGTTGCAGGCCGCATGGTGGGCCTGGCACGCGTACGGGGGCCGGCGCGCGTACCCCGAGCTGCGGATGTGTTTCGTCGCGGCGGCCGGGCTCGCGCCCGTACACCACGAGCGGCTGACCGCGCGCGGCGGACGGCTCGGCACCATCGACCCGAAGTTGTACGTCGACACCTCGAGCTACGGCCCGCAGGGGATCGACGCGGTCGCGCGAGTCCTCGGTATCGACCAGGTCGTGCACGGCACCGACCGGCCGTACGCGGGGATCACCGACCTTCGCCAGGGCGACGCCGCGACCGCGGTGATCCGCCACGACAACCCGCACCGGCTCTTGTTCGGTGCCGGATTCCCACCTCCTGAGAGGGGAGTGCAGTGA
- a CDS encoding cysteine dioxygenase family protein → MTAQPIDVPDIPARQASRLVELNNCLSLDDLPGRDLTPAELSELAASIAAQPQLWEDKVAYSDEERVFASLHRDANVDVWLICWTPVNDTGWHDHDVSSGAVAVAKGKLVEHNLAIGTDSIETEVSAGDVYGFGPDHIHRLTGLDKGSVTVHAYSPPLWRMGQYTAKDGVLRRISVSYADELRPLD, encoded by the coding sequence GTGACTGCTCAGCCCATCGATGTACCTGACATCCCGGCCCGCCAGGCCAGCCGCCTCGTGGAGCTGAACAACTGTCTGTCGCTGGACGACCTGCCCGGCCGCGACCTGACCCCGGCCGAGCTCTCCGAGCTGGCCGCGTCGATCGCCGCGCAGCCGCAGCTGTGGGAGGACAAGGTCGCGTACAGCGACGAGGAGCGCGTGTTCGCCTCGCTGCACCGCGACGCCAACGTCGACGTGTGGCTGATCTGCTGGACGCCCGTCAACGACACCGGCTGGCACGACCACGACGTCTCGTCCGGCGCGGTCGCGGTCGCGAAGGGCAAGCTGGTCGAGCACAACCTCGCCATCGGGACCGACTCGATCGAGACCGAGGTCTCGGCCGGGGACGTGTACGGCTTCGGGCCGGACCACATTCACCGGTTGACCGGGCTCGACAAGGGCAGTGTCACCGTGCACGCGTACAGTCCGCCGCTGTGGCGGATGGGTCAGTACACCGCGAAGGACGGTGTACTTCGGCGCATCTCCGTCTCGTACGCCGATGAGCTCCGCCCGCTGGACTGA
- a CDS encoding PhzF family phenazine biosynthesis protein, protein MRIRVVDAFAERAFVGNQAGVCVLEAGDWPDEKWMQAVAAEMNHAETAFVRPSAGAEADWDLRWFTPTNEEKLCGHATLATAHVLASDGKVTGKASFSTLSGVLVADVADDGITLDFPVNRPVAVDVPAGLVAALGLEPLETYIIGDLRDLLVVVPDEATVLAVVPDFDGLEVITKQVRLRGIIVTAPSERYDFVSRFFAPGSGIPEDPVTGSAHTGLAPYWGDRLGRDELVGYQASARGGVVRVKSSGDRVLLTGHAITVLDGQLLV, encoded by the coding sequence ATGAGGATTCGGGTCGTCGATGCGTTTGCGGAGCGGGCGTTCGTCGGGAACCAGGCCGGCGTGTGCGTACTGGAAGCCGGCGACTGGCCGGACGAGAAGTGGATGCAGGCGGTCGCCGCGGAGATGAACCACGCGGAGACCGCCTTCGTCCGTCCGAGCGCCGGCGCGGAGGCGGACTGGGATCTGCGCTGGTTCACGCCGACGAACGAAGAAAAGCTGTGTGGGCACGCGACGCTGGCGACGGCGCACGTGCTCGCGTCCGACGGCAAGGTGACCGGCAAGGCCTCGTTCTCGACGCTGAGCGGGGTCCTGGTGGCGGACGTCGCGGACGACGGCATCACGCTGGACTTTCCGGTGAACCGGCCGGTCGCGGTGGACGTTCCTGCCGGGCTGGTGGCGGCGCTGGGGCTCGAGCCGCTGGAGACGTACATCATCGGCGACCTGCGGGACCTGCTGGTCGTCGTACCCGACGAGGCGACCGTGCTTGCGGTGGTGCCCGACTTCGACGGGCTCGAGGTGATCACCAAGCAGGTGCGGCTGCGCGGGATCATCGTGACGGCGCCGAGCGAGCGGTACGACTTCGTGTCCCGGTTCTTCGCGCCCGGGAGCGGGATTCCGGAGGACCCGGTGACGGGAAGCGCGCACACCGGACTGGCGCCGTACTGGGGCGATCGCCTCGGGCGGGACGAACTGGTCGGCTACCAGGCGTCCGCCCGAGGCGGGGTCGTGCGGGTCAAGTCGTCAGGTGACCGGGTTCTGCTGACCGGTCACGCGATCACCGTCCTCGACGGACAACTGCTCGTCTAG
- the kdpF gene encoding K(+)-transporting ATPase subunit F: MNAENIAGLVVAAALVLYLIAALIFPERF, from the coding sequence ATGAACGCCGAGAACATCGCCGGTCTGGTGGTTGCCGCCGCGCTGGTCCTCTATCTGATCGCCGCCCTGATCTTTCCCGAGAGGTTCTGA